A part of Nesterenkonia lutea genomic DNA contains:
- a CDS encoding M56 family metallopeptidase, whose product MTILAACLAALALVLAISVPRLLREAKFRSRSPWAAMLLWQAIALAGGLSMVGAPMLYGLGPFGDSAPAAAAHVLRLMAEADFAALTDLGVHPGHIFALCLSVLLGGHLLLTLLLTYVRVLGQRRRHRDVVRLLSTPVDGNQASALGRHLNLSGDLVDAHVLEHEAPLAYCLPGRTHAGSVTVLSRGLLDQLSAAELGAVVAHEKTHLQQRHHFLTMAFEAWYRALPWLPTTRHGRAAVTELTEMLADDGALRAHSRQDLLRALALSSAGRDHQDVLRSAERPQRTRGGTPPETGAPARDASVAGAAPETALITTARLSRLLIPPEPLGRPALAGTLAVVAALVLVPLAALLLGS is encoded by the coding sequence GTGACCATCCTCGCCGCCTGCCTCGCCGCACTGGCCCTGGTGCTGGCGATCTCCGTCCCGCGGCTCCTCAGAGAGGCGAAGTTCCGCTCCCGCTCCCCCTGGGCCGCCATGCTCCTGTGGCAGGCGATCGCGCTGGCCGGGGGCCTCTCCATGGTGGGCGCGCCGATGCTCTATGGACTCGGTCCCTTCGGTGATTCCGCGCCCGCCGCCGCCGCGCATGTGCTGCGACTCATGGCGGAGGCAGATTTCGCGGCACTGACAGACCTCGGCGTGCACCCGGGCCACATCTTCGCCCTCTGTCTCTCAGTTCTGCTGGGCGGACACCTGCTGCTGACCCTGCTGCTCACCTATGTCCGGGTCCTGGGTCAGCGTCGCCGCCACCGCGACGTGGTGCGCCTGCTCTCCACCCCGGTGGACGGAAACCAGGCATCCGCCCTCGGGCGTCACCTCAACCTCTCCGGGGACCTCGTGGACGCCCACGTGCTCGAGCACGAGGCGCCGCTGGCATACTGTCTGCCCGGGCGCACCCACGCCGGCTCGGTGACCGTGCTCTCCCGCGGACTGCTCGATCAGCTCTCCGCGGCCGAGCTGGGCGCCGTCGTCGCCCATGAGAAGACGCATCTGCAGCAGCGCCACCATTTCCTCACCATGGCCTTCGAGGCCTGGTATCGGGCGCTGCCCTGGCTGCCCACCACACGGCACGGACGTGCGGCCGTCACCGAGCTGACCGAGATGCTGGCCGACGACGGCGCCCTGCGCGCGCACTCTCGTCAGGACCTGCTGCGCGCCCTCGCGCTGAGCTCGGCGGGCCGGGACCACCAGGATGTGCTCCGCAGCGCCGAGCGTCCTCAGAGAACCCGTGGAGGCACACCTCCAGAGACTGGCGCGCCGGCCAGGGATGCCTCGGTCGCCGGCGCAGCGCCGGAGACCGCGCTAATCACGACGGCGCGGCTGAGTCGGCTGCTGATCCCGCCGGAGCCGCTGGGAAGGCCGGCGCTGGCCGGCACCCTCGCGGTGGTGGCGGCTCTTGTGCTGGTGCCCCTGGCCGCCCTGCTCCTCGGTTCCTAG
- a CDS encoding BlaI/MecI/CopY family transcriptional regulator, producing MATLGGLERSVMSLLWDSAESLSANDVRDRLGEDLAVTTVLTVLSRLERKGMVRRERSTRPHRYTSTASREEHTVEMLNEVLGTVGDREAVLARFIGTMPDSEAAALRRLLQE from the coding sequence ATGGCCACTCTCGGAGGACTCGAGCGCTCGGTCATGAGCCTGCTCTGGGACAGCGCCGAATCGCTCAGCGCCAACGACGTGCGCGACCGGCTGGGCGAGGACCTCGCCGTGACCACTGTGCTGACCGTGCTCTCCCGTCTGGAGCGCAAGGGGATGGTCCGCAGGGAGCGCTCCACCAGGCCGCACCGCTACACCTCCACAGCCTCCCGGGAGGAGCACACGGTGGAGATGCTCAACGAGGTCCTCGGCACCGTCGGTGACCGCGAGGCCGTGCTGGCCCGATTCATCGGCACGATGCCGGATTCCGAGGCTGCGGCGCTGCGACGCCTGCTCCAGGAATAG
- a CDS encoding DNA gyrase/topoisomerase IV subunit A has protein sequence MARRSKSAEIPPVTPEENIIDIDVSAEMETSFLEYAYSVIYSRALPDARDGLKPVQRRILYMMADMGLRPEKGHVKSARVVGEVMGKLHPHGDAAIYDALVRMAQSFALRLPLVDGHGNFGSLDDGPAAPRYTEARMTAAALSMTADLDEDVVDFEPNYDNQLTQPGVLPSAFPNLLVNGASGIAVGMATNMAPHNMREVINGAKHLILNPEATVEDLMVHIPGPDLPSGGRIVGLDGIRDAYRTGRGSFKTRAKVSIEQVSARKTGIVVTQLPYMVGPEKVIEKIKDAVQAKKLTGISDVLDLTDRKHGLRMIIELKAGFNPQAVLAQLYRQTPLEDSFGINNVALVQGQPRTLGLLEMLQVYVDHRLNVVRRRSAYRLRKRQARLHLVEGLLVAILDIDEVIQVIRAAEDTASARERLIAIFDLSQLQADHILELRLRQLTRYSALELEQEKQRLEEEIAELEAILGSEQRLRGLVADELDEVAAKYGDDRRTELLDAEAAPAAATAPSPSGPAAGSTSLQIPDAPCWAVLSSSGQLARTTERGALVHPTRRSRHDALTSAVATTARGEIGAVTSSGRMIRVPVVDMPAVEMSSGGVNLTHGVKAREFLHLEKNEELLAFVPLDAVIALGTAQGRVKRVNPEYPLNRDDWEVVALKGEGRAQDRVVNVAVAGDEDHLCFITAGAQLLHFPAGLVRAQGRTAAGMLGIKLAEGDTVVGFSVVPARAVAGQDAPEGAAQGADADGRDQHDVSQALVVTLAAGDTPLEGFESGSIKLTDFAEFPAKGRGTAGVRSHRFMRGEDRLRLGWAGIGPALGAARNGTARNLPSEMAQRDASGIPLERAVDAVAPSPETLNLNPAQRS, from the coding sequence ATGGCCCGCCGTTCCAAGAGCGCCGAGATTCCACCGGTGACCCCGGAAGAGAACATCATCGACATCGACGTCTCCGCGGAGATGGAGACCTCCTTCCTGGAGTACGCGTATTCGGTGATCTATTCGCGCGCGCTTCCCGATGCGCGCGATGGGCTCAAGCCGGTGCAGCGCAGAATCCTCTACATGATGGCGGACATGGGGCTGCGTCCGGAGAAGGGCCACGTCAAGTCCGCGCGCGTGGTGGGCGAGGTCATGGGCAAGCTGCATCCCCACGGCGATGCCGCGATCTATGACGCGCTGGTCCGGATGGCCCAGTCCTTCGCTCTGCGACTGCCGCTGGTGGACGGGCACGGCAACTTCGGCTCGCTCGACGACGGGCCGGCCGCCCCCCGCTACACCGAGGCCCGGATGACCGCCGCGGCGCTCTCGATGACCGCTGATCTCGACGAGGACGTCGTCGACTTCGAGCCGAACTATGACAACCAGCTCACCCAGCCGGGCGTGCTCCCCAGCGCCTTCCCGAACCTGCTGGTCAACGGCGCTTCAGGCATCGCCGTGGGCATGGCCACGAACATGGCCCCGCACAACATGCGCGAGGTCATCAACGGAGCCAAGCATCTGATCCTGAACCCTGAGGCCACGGTGGAGGACCTGATGGTCCACATTCCCGGCCCCGACCTGCCCTCCGGCGGGCGCATCGTGGGACTGGACGGCATCAGGGACGCGTACCGCACCGGCCGCGGCTCCTTCAAGACCCGCGCGAAGGTCTCCATCGAGCAGGTCTCCGCGCGCAAGACCGGGATCGTGGTGACCCAGCTGCCCTACATGGTCGGCCCGGAGAAGGTCATCGAGAAGATCAAGGACGCCGTCCAGGCGAAGAAGCTCACCGGCATCTCCGACGTCCTCGACCTGACCGACCGCAAGCACGGCCTGCGCATGATCATCGAGCTCAAGGCGGGGTTCAACCCGCAGGCGGTGCTGGCCCAGCTCTACAGGCAGACCCCGCTGGAAGACTCCTTCGGCATCAACAATGTGGCGCTGGTGCAGGGCCAGCCGCGCACCCTGGGACTGCTGGAGATGCTCCAGGTCTATGTGGACCACCGGCTGAACGTGGTCCGACGGCGCAGTGCGTACCGGCTGCGGAAGCGTCAGGCTCGACTGCACCTGGTCGAAGGTCTGCTGGTCGCGATCCTGGACATCGACGAGGTCATCCAGGTCATCCGCGCCGCTGAGGACACTGCCTCGGCGCGCGAGCGACTCATCGCGATCTTCGATCTGAGCCAGCTCCAGGCCGACCACATCCTGGAACTGCGACTGCGTCAGCTCACCCGGTACTCGGCGCTGGAACTTGAGCAGGAGAAGCAGCGACTCGAAGAGGAGATCGCGGAGCTCGAAGCCATTCTGGGCTCCGAGCAGCGGCTGCGCGGTCTGGTCGCCGATGAGCTCGACGAGGTGGCCGCGAAATATGGCGATGACCGTCGCACCGAGCTGCTCGATGCCGAAGCCGCTCCGGCCGCCGCCACGGCACCCTCGCCGTCCGGCCCTGCCGCGGGCTCCACGAGCCTGCAGATCCCTGACGCCCCCTGCTGGGCGGTGCTCTCCAGCTCAGGTCAGCTGGCCCGGACCACCGAGCGCGGAGCCCTGGTCCATCCCACCCGCCGCTCCCGGCATGATGCGCTGACCTCCGCCGTGGCCACCACGGCCCGGGGCGAGATCGGTGCAGTGACCTCCAGCGGCCGGATGATCCGGGTGCCTGTGGTGGACATGCCCGCCGTGGAGATGTCCTCCGGCGGGGTCAACCTCACTCACGGGGTCAAGGCCCGCGAGTTCCTGCATCTGGAGAAGAACGAGGAGCTCCTCGCGTTCGTCCCGCTGGATGCCGTGATCGCGCTGGGCACCGCTCAGGGCCGGGTCAAGCGGGTCAATCCGGAGTATCCGCTCAACCGTGACGACTGGGAGGTCGTCGCGCTCAAGGGCGAGGGTCGCGCCCAGGACCGCGTGGTCAATGTCGCCGTGGCCGGAGACGAGGATCACCTCTGCTTCATCACCGCCGGCGCCCAGCTGCTGCACTTCCCGGCGGGGCTGGTCCGGGCGCAGGGACGCACTGCCGCCGGCATGCTGGGCATCAAGCTCGCCGAGGGCGACACCGTGGTCGGCTTCTCCGTGGTTCCCGCCAGGGCCGTCGCAGGTCAGGACGCACCCGAGGGCGCAGCTCAGGGTGCGGACGCCGACGGCAGGGACCAGCACGACGTCTCGCAGGCGCTGGTGGTCACCCTCGCCGCCGGGGACACGCCTCTTGAGGGCTTCGAGTCGGGCAGCATCAAGCTCACCGACTTCGCAGAGTTCCCCGCCAAGGGGCGCGGCACCGCCGGGGTGCGCTCCCATCGGTTCATGCGCGGAGAAGACCGTCTGCGCCTGGGCTGGGCGGGCATCGGCCCCGCTCTCGGCGCGGCGAGGAACGGCACGGCCCGGAACCTGCCTTCGGAGATGGCGCAGCGTGACGCCTCGGGGATCCCGCTGGAGCGCGCCGTGGACGCGGTGGCGCCGAGCCCGGAGACTCTGAACCTGAACCCTGCGCAGCGATCGTGA
- a CDS encoding bifunctional acetate--CoA ligase family protein/GNAT family N-acetyltransferase, translating to MGQAPRTGGYPAHWEADVVLRDGAAAHLRPISPQDAERLQRMHSSQSDSSIYLRYFTFKSALTEKELIRFTQVDHMDRVAMVILLDEEIIGVGGFDRIEGTREAEVSFNISDRHQGRGLGSVLLEHLAAAGRERGLERFSAEVLPENRKMLTVFSEAGYETQRRFEDGVVMLEFPIDPTEKSRAVMEAREHRAESRSVAELLAPEQVAVIGASREYGSVGYHLVQNLVEGHFTGGVHSVNPEAFEVGGVEASASLAHIKQQIDLAVVAVPTEHLTEVVADCGRNGVKGILVVTAPGLGGQTGNDEDHPPFDQRELVQLARRWGMRVIGPASVGLMNTDPDVSLNASLSPTMPLRGGVGLFSQSASIGVSLFAQANRRELGLSSVISAGNRADLSGNDAMQYFEDDDSTRAVGVYLESFGNPRKFSRIARRLSRTKPVVVAKSDVMGRSLPPGHEVRTTRAPMGAVDSMLEHSGVIQVGNHDSLMDVLQVLATQPLPGGGRLGILSNSPSMGRILADTAGTLGLTAARVVGDLDLDLPRAQSDAVLAGALEELFTADDVDAVALCLQPSVTGEHYDHSRLISQTARQHTKPMVASWIGVLDSSVPLNHIGNAAPVIEEGSLQQGFPVFSSPERSLVALAKIVRYQRWRSEGIGEAYVPAGLEGSAVSRRGDELLDGWLDGVSGAALEPLDADRCAELLEVYGMSVLRSVAFSREEEALAAAEQLGYPVAVKSTNTYLRHRLDLGGVQLNIEDAEGLRRAIAEMRHVLADYGAAGLELQSMAPAGQGCVVRAIEDPLMGPVVSFGLSGDAVELLDDWAHAVPPLTDQDLRGLVRRPRAAKRLFGYKGVPAVDIPGLQDTLQRVAMLKDNHPQVASLELTPVLASPEGVQVLHAAIEIANPEQRTDSARRAISRY from the coding sequence ATGGGTCAGGCACCTCGAACCGGCGGATATCCGGCGCACTGGGAAGCAGATGTCGTCCTGCGTGACGGGGCCGCGGCCCATCTGCGACCGATCAGTCCCCAGGACGCGGAGCGGCTGCAGCGGATGCACTCCTCCCAGTCCGACTCCTCAATCTACCTACGATACTTCACCTTCAAGTCAGCGCTGACGGAGAAGGAGCTCATCCGCTTCACCCAGGTGGACCATATGGACCGGGTGGCCATGGTGATCCTGCTCGATGAGGAGATCATCGGAGTGGGCGGCTTCGACCGGATCGAGGGCACCCGTGAGGCCGAGGTCTCCTTCAACATCTCGGACAGACATCAGGGCCGCGGTCTCGGCTCGGTGCTGCTGGAGCACCTGGCCGCCGCAGGGCGCGAACGGGGACTCGAACGGTTCTCCGCGGAGGTGCTGCCGGAGAACCGCAAGATGCTGACGGTGTTCTCCGAGGCCGGCTATGAGACCCAGCGGCGCTTCGAGGACGGCGTGGTCATGCTCGAGTTCCCCATCGACCCGACGGAGAAGTCCCGGGCGGTCATGGAGGCCCGCGAGCACCGCGCCGAGTCACGAAGCGTGGCGGAGCTGCTCGCCCCGGAGCAGGTGGCCGTCATCGGGGCTTCGCGGGAATACGGCTCGGTGGGGTATCACCTCGTGCAGAACCTGGTCGAGGGGCATTTCACCGGCGGCGTGCACTCGGTGAACCCCGAAGCCTTCGAGGTCGGGGGAGTGGAGGCATCCGCCTCGCTGGCACACATCAAGCAGCAGATCGATCTCGCGGTGGTGGCCGTGCCCACGGAGCACCTGACCGAGGTGGTGGCCGACTGTGGTCGCAACGGGGTCAAAGGGATCCTGGTGGTGACTGCCCCGGGGCTGGGCGGGCAGACCGGCAATGATGAGGATCACCCGCCCTTCGATCAGCGCGAGCTGGTGCAGCTGGCCCGTCGCTGGGGAATGCGCGTCATCGGCCCCGCCTCCGTGGGCCTGATGAACACCGATCCGGATGTCTCGCTGAACGCCTCGCTCTCGCCGACCATGCCGCTGCGCGGGGGCGTGGGGCTGTTCAGCCAGTCGGCGTCGATCGGTGTCTCGCTCTTCGCCCAGGCCAACCGCCGTGAGCTGGGGCTCTCCTCGGTGATCTCCGCCGGCAACCGCGCGGACCTCTCCGGCAATGACGCGATGCAGTACTTCGAGGACGATGACTCCACCCGCGCCGTCGGCGTCTATCTGGAGAGCTTCGGCAACCCGCGCAAGTTCTCCCGGATCGCCCGCAGACTCTCGCGGACCAAGCCGGTGGTGGTCGCGAAATCCGATGTGATGGGTCGCAGCCTGCCCCCGGGGCACGAGGTCCGCACCACCCGGGCCCCGATGGGCGCAGTAGATTCCATGTTGGAACACTCCGGGGTGATCCAGGTGGGCAACCATGATTCGCTCATGGACGTGCTGCAGGTGCTCGCCACTCAGCCGCTGCCCGGCGGCGGCAGACTCGGGATCCTCTCGAACTCGCCCTCCATGGGCAGGATCCTCGCCGACACCGCCGGCACCCTGGGACTGACCGCGGCCCGCGTCGTCGGGGATCTGGACCTCGACCTTCCCCGCGCCCAGTCCGACGCGGTCCTGGCCGGCGCCCTGGAGGAGCTGTTCACCGCGGACGACGTCGATGCTGTGGCGCTGTGCCTGCAGCCTTCGGTGACCGGGGAGCACTATGACCACAGCCGGCTCATCTCGCAGACCGCCCGGCAGCACACGAAGCCCATGGTGGCCTCCTGGATCGGGGTGCTCGATTCCAGCGTGCCGCTGAACCATATCGGCAATGCCGCCCCGGTGATCGAGGAGGGATCCCTGCAGCAGGGCTTCCCGGTCTTCTCCTCGCCCGAGCGGTCCCTGGTGGCGCTGGCCAAGATCGTGCGGTACCAGCGCTGGCGCTCCGAGGGGATCGGGGAGGCCTACGTGCCGGCCGGCCTCGAGGGATCAGCAGTCTCCCGGCGCGGCGACGAGCTCCTGGACGGCTGGCTGGACGGCGTCTCCGGTGCGGCGCTGGAGCCGCTGGACGCGGACCGGTGTGCCGAGCTGCTGGAGGTCTACGGGATGTCGGTGCTGCGCTCCGTGGCGTTCTCCAGGGAGGAGGAGGCCCTCGCGGCTGCCGAACAGCTGGGCTACCCGGTGGCGGTGAAGTCAACGAACACGTATCTGCGCCACCGCCTGGACCTGGGCGGGGTGCAGCTGAACATCGAGGATGCCGAGGGCCTGCGCCGCGCGATAGCCGAGATGCGCCACGTGCTGGCCGACTATGGCGCCGCCGGGCTGGAGCTGCAGTCCATGGCCCCGGCCGGCCAGGGCTGCGTGGTCCGTGCGATCGAGGACCCGCTGATGGGTCCGGTGGTCTCCTTCGGCCTCTCCGGCGACGCCGTGGAGCTGCTCGATGACTGGGCGCATGCGGTGCCCCCGCTCACCGACCAGGACCTGCGCGGCCTGGTGCGCCGTCCGCGCGCCGCCAAGCGGCTCTTCGGGTACAAGGGAGTCCCAGCGGTGGACATCCCCGGACTGCAGGACACGCTCCAGCGGGTGGCCATGCTCAAGGACAACCATCCCCAGGTGGCGTCCCTGGAGCTGACCCCGGTGCTGGCCTCGCCCGAGGGCGTGCAGGTGCTGCATGCGGCGATCGAGATCGCTAACCCGGAGCAGCGCACAGATTCCGCCCGCCGCGCGATCAGCCGCTACTGA
- a CDS encoding NAD-dependent epimerase/dehydratase family protein, with the protein MSRVIEPGARVLVTGASGLLGRSVAQRLTREGYLVTVLQRGASDLDGVQEVRGSLTDPAAISRAVQGQHAVIHMAAKVSVSGRHEDFVEVNVRGTQRLLDAAQAAGVTDFLHVSSPSVAHAGASLIGAGAGPADPRHAVGSYAQTKAEAELIAQARGGSGLNVLIVRPHLVWGPGDGQLTSRIIDRARSGRMPILGSGAALVDTLYIDNAVDAFIAGLRRLPQIAGQRLVLTNAEPRPIGELITGIAAAGGAPAPRLRLAPGLAKGAGAVVERLWALSEKLAGPRADEPPMTRFLAEQLSTAHWFDQRATQRALDWAPQISVDEGLERLREHILRTGAVR; encoded by the coding sequence GTGAGCCGGGTGATCGAACCCGGCGCCCGAGTCCTGGTCACCGGTGCCTCCGGCCTGCTGGGCCGCAGCGTGGCCCAGCGCCTCACTCGTGAGGGCTACCTGGTCACTGTGCTCCAGCGCGGCGCCTCGGACCTCGATGGCGTCCAGGAGGTGCGCGGGTCGCTCACCGACCCGGCCGCGATCTCCCGCGCGGTGCAGGGTCAGCACGCGGTGATCCATATGGCGGCGAAGGTCTCCGTCTCGGGGCGGCACGAGGACTTCGTGGAGGTCAATGTCCGCGGCACCCAGCGGCTGCTCGACGCGGCCCAGGCAGCCGGGGTCACCGACTTCCTCCACGTCTCCTCCCCCTCGGTGGCCCACGCGGGCGCCTCGCTGATCGGAGCCGGGGCGGGGCCGGCAGACCCGCGCCATGCCGTGGGCAGCTACGCGCAGACAAAGGCCGAGGCGGAGCTGATCGCGCAGGCGCGGGGCGGTTCCGGGCTGAATGTGCTGATCGTGCGTCCGCACCTGGTCTGGGGGCCCGGGGACGGGCAGCTGACCAGCCGGATCATCGACCGGGCCCGCTCGGGCCGGATGCCGATCCTGGGCTCCGGGGCCGCTCTGGTGGATACGCTCTACATCGACAACGCGGTGGACGCCTTCATCGCCGGGCTGCGCCGACTGCCGCAGATCGCCGGGCAGCGACTGGTCCTCACCAATGCGGAGCCCCGCCCGATCGGTGAGCTGATCACGGGGATCGCCGCCGCAGGTGGTGCGCCCGCACCGCGGCTGCGCCTGGCCCCCGGACTCGCCAAAGGCGCCGGCGCCGTCGTCGAACGCCTCTGGGCGCTCAGCGAGAAGCTCGCCGGACCGCGGGCCGACGAGCCGCCGATGACCAGGTTCCTCGCGGAACAGCTCTCCACCGCGCACTGGTTCGATCAGCGGGCGACCCAGCGGGCACTGGACTGGGCCCCACAGATCAGCGTCGACGAAGGGTTGGAGAGGCTGCGCGAGCACATCCTCCGCACCGGCGCGGTCCGCTGA
- a CDS encoding alpha/beta fold hydrolase produces the protein MNLTPRFTPIPAAAARLPADHAPGGASAFPGLDPAWSRLVTAKTDDGARTFHVLDTGPALAARGIRPTGTILAVHGNPTWSYLWRSVLAGALERATEGAAWRVIAPDQLDMGFSDRLSHPVPPAADAVSYRRLQTRLGDLDALMDALDVDTSTLVTLGHDWGGVISLGWAVRQRGQVDAAITLNTAVDHPVGESVPAALRAAMAPAVLPATTVSSEGFLRVTLGLTEETLTAEVRDAYRAPYASRRGRGGIGGFVADIPAESSHVSRAALDEISAGLRAWEKPTLLLWGPKDPVFQDRYLADLQERVPHADLHRFEGAGHMLVEDRDIAAPLFTWLDDHFGPGPSRDELRSPEPAGEVLGLHEQLRAMTRSARRDTAAVVDMTAEPSAWSTAEDAANDARALSWDQLSAQVDALAVGLRSTGVRRGDRVSLLVPPGNSLTVVLYACLRIGAVGVVADAGLGVRGMTRAVRSARPDWVLGALPGLGLARSLGWPGQRISLDALSPRRQRALGTVADVETLLARHEGQSPDDQPHPDPADPAAILFTSGSTGPAKGVMYTHARLGALAALLVEQFDIRPGASLIAGFAPFALLGPAIGATSVTPDMSVTRPATLTAQAVADAALAGDATMFFGSPAALRNVVATAEELSALQHRALGEIRLVLSAGAPVHPELLDAVQTIFPAAQIHTPYGMTEGLLLADIERQGVIDAAATGQSGVCVGTAVDGVRFALAPLDALGRPAEELREAGDAVGVLGEIVVSAAHLKAGYDRLWFTDRQSQRDVRDGLIWHRTNDIGHFDAESRLWIEGRLQHVLATAQGPLGPGAVETPVDALPEVARSAAVPVGPAGTQAVVVIVEPAPGRANLRSGRSPLAEASFARRVRTAVPEVSVSAVLVLEELPTDVRHNSKIDRTRLAAWAEQVLAGGRVRAP, from the coding sequence GTGAACCTGACTCCCCGCTTCACACCCATCCCGGCAGCCGCGGCACGACTGCCCGCTGACCATGCCCCCGGCGGCGCCTCCGCCTTCCCCGGGCTGGACCCGGCGTGGTCCCGGCTGGTCACGGCCAAGACCGACGACGGCGCCCGCACCTTCCACGTGCTGGACACCGGGCCCGCGCTCGCCGCCCGCGGGATCCGGCCCACCGGCACGATCCTGGCTGTGCATGGCAACCCCACCTGGTCCTATCTCTGGCGCTCGGTGCTCGCCGGCGCGCTGGAACGCGCCACCGAGGGCGCCGCCTGGCGCGTGATCGCCCCTGATCAGCTGGACATGGGATTCTCCGATCGGCTCTCCCACCCGGTGCCGCCCGCCGCCGACGCGGTCAGCTACCGCCGGCTGCAGACGCGCCTGGGCGACCTGGACGCGCTGATGGACGCCCTCGACGTGGACACCTCCACCCTGGTGACCCTCGGCCATGACTGGGGCGGCGTCATCTCGCTGGGCTGGGCCGTCCGGCAGCGCGGCCAGGTGGACGCCGCGATCACGCTGAACACCGCAGTTGACCACCCCGTCGGCGAGTCGGTCCCGGCCGCGCTCCGGGCCGCGATGGCACCGGCCGTGCTTCCGGCCACCACAGTCTCCAGCGAAGGCTTCCTGCGGGTCACCCTGGGCCTGACCGAAGAGACGCTGACGGCAGAGGTTCGCGACGCCTACCGTGCTCCCTACGCCTCACGGCGCGGCCGCGGCGGGATCGGCGGCTTCGTCGCCGACATCCCGGCGGAGAGCTCCCATGTCTCCCGCGCCGCCCTGGACGAGATCTCCGCGGGTCTGCGCGCATGGGAGAAGCCCACGCTCCTGCTCTGGGGTCCCAAGGACCCCGTGTTCCAGGACCGCTACCTCGCGGACCTGCAGGAGCGCGTGCCCCACGCGGACCTGCACCGGTTCGAGGGTGCCGGTCATATGCTCGTCGAAGACCGGGACATCGCTGCTCCGCTGTTCACCTGGCTGGACGATCACTTCGGGCCGGGCCCCTCCCGAGACGAGCTGCGCTCCCCCGAGCCGGCCGGTGAGGTCCTCGGACTGCACGAGCAGCTGCGCGCGATGACCAGGTCGGCGCGCCGGGACACCGCCGCCGTGGTCGACATGACCGCAGAGCCCTCGGCCTGGAGCACCGCCGAGGACGCCGCGAACGACGCACGGGCGCTGAGCTGGGACCAGCTCTCGGCACAGGTGGACGCGCTGGCCGTGGGCCTGCGCAGCACCGGCGTGCGGCGCGGGGACCGCGTCTCGCTGCTGGTGCCTCCGGGGAACTCGCTGACCGTGGTCCTCTACGCCTGCCTGCGCATCGGCGCGGTGGGCGTGGTCGCCGATGCCGGACTGGGCGTGCGCGGCATGACCCGCGCGGTGCGCAGTGCACGACCCGACTGGGTCCTCGGAGCGCTGCCCGGACTCGGCCTCGCCCGCAGCCTGGGCTGGCCGGGACAGCGGATCAGCCTGGATGCGCTGTCCCCGCGCAGGCAGCGGGCGCTGGGCACCGTGGCCGACGTGGAGACGCTGCTGGCCCGCCATGAGGGACAGTCCCCCGATGACCAGCCCCACCCGGATCCGGCGGACCCCGCGGCGATCCTGTTCACCTCAGGCTCCACCGGGCCCGCCAAAGGCGTCATGTACACCCATGCGCGGCTCGGCGCGCTCGCGGCGCTGCTGGTGGAGCAGTTCGACATCCGGCCCGGAGCCTCCCTGATCGCCGGGTTCGCACCCTTCGCCCTGCTGGGACCCGCCATCGGCGCCACCTCGGTGACCCCAGACATGTCCGTGACCAGGCCCGCCACGCTGACCGCCCAGGCTGTGGCCGATGCCGCCCTGGCCGGGGACGCCACCATGTTCTTCGGCTCGCCGGCGGCGCTGCGCAACGTCGTGGCGACCGCCGAGGAGCTCTCCGCCCTGCAGCACCGTGCACTCGGGGAGATCCGGCTCGTGCTCTCCGCAGGGGCCCCGGTGCACCCGGAGCTGCTGGACGCGGTCCAGACCATCTTCCCCGCCGCGCAGATCCACACCCCCTATGGCATGACCGAGGGCCTGCTGCTGGCTGACATCGAGCGCCAGGGAGTGATCGACGCCGCGGCCACCGGGCAGTCCGGGGTCTGTGTGGGCACAGCGGTGGACGGAGTGCGGTTCGCGCTCGCCCCGCTCGACGCGCTCGGTCGTCCCGCCGAGGAGCTGCGCGAGGCGGGCGATGCCGTGGGCGTGCTGGGTGAGATCGTGGTCTCGGCGGCCCACCTGAAGGCCGGCTATGACCGGCTCTGGTTCACCGATCGGCAGTCTCAGCGTGACGTCCGCGACGGGCTGATCTGGCACCGCACCAATGACATCGGCCATTTCGACGCGGAGTCGCGGCTCTGGATCGAAGGACGCCTGCAGCACGTGCTCGCCACCGCGCAGGGACCCCTCGGTCCCGGCGCTGTGGAGACTCCCGTGGACGCCCTGCCCGAGGTCGCGCGCAGCGCCGCCGTGCCGGTGGGACCCGCGGGCACCCAGGCAGTCGTGGTGATCGTGGAGCCGGCTCCGGGCCGGGCGAACCTGCGCAGCGGCCGCTCTCCCCTGGCGGAGGCCTCCTTCGCGCGACGAGTGCGCACCGCCGTGCCCGAGGTGTCGGTCTCCGCGGTGCTCGTGCTCGAGGAGCTGCCCACCGATGTCCGGCACAACTCCAAGATCGACCGCACCCGGCTGGCCGCCTGGGCCGAGCAGGTGCTCGCCGGGGGCAGGGTCCGCGCGCCGTGA